In a single window of the Rhodamnia argentea isolate NSW1041297 chromosome 2, ASM2092103v1, whole genome shotgun sequence genome:
- the LOC115737498 gene encoding protein disulfide isomerase-like 1-6 isoform X3 — MGLGKPISGFALLTLTILLLLSLAISEPIEKESFVDEDMEGIEELLALDEEVEQQQETHARFSEAEVLTRAQRIVVELNSDSSKRVIEQNEYVLVLGYAPWCARSAELMPQFAEAANTLKALGSSVVLAKLDSERYPKAASALKIKGFPTLLLFVNGTSQAYTGGYSAEEIVIWARKKTGVPVVRVNCVTEAEEFLKKYHMFAVGVFEKFEGSAYEEFVKTATADNEIQFVEVSNLEAARVLYPDVESYSFFLGIVKSEPERYAGYEGAFEMEKLLQFLDHNKFPLVTKLTELNSVRVYSSPIKLQLFVFANAQDFKDLHEPLQDVARKFKSKIMFIYIDIADENLAKPFLTLYGLEDTEDTVVAAFDSKISSKYLLETDPTPANIEDFSSKFLQGSLSPYFKSQPVPDSKEASIQVVVGKTFDDIVLNSPKTVFLEVHSPWCINCETTSKQVEKLAKHFKDLNNLVFARIDASANEHPKLQVVDYPTLLLYPASDKANPIKVLAKSSLKSMANFISKHLRSSDDDPKDEL; from the exons ATGGGTTTGGGGAAACCCATTTCGGGATTCGCCCTTCTCACGCTGACCATTTTGCTGTTACTCAGTCTCGCGATCTCGGAACcgatagagaaagagagcttCGTCGATGAAGATATGGAGGGGATTGAGGAACTGTTAGCTCTAGATGAAGAGGTGGAGCAACAGCAAGAAACGCACGCGAGATTTTCGGAAGCCGAGGTACTGACAAGAGCTCAGAGAATAGTGGTCGAGCTCAACAGTGACAGCTCGAAGAGAGTGATCGAGCAAAACGAGTATGTTCTTGTTCTGGGCTATGCTCCGTGGTGTGCGAGGAGTGCCGAATTGATGCCGCAGTTCGCGGAGGCTGCAAACACCTTGAAAGCATTGGGGAGTTCGGTTGTGTTGGCCAAGCTCGATTCCGAGAGATATCCAAAAGCGGCTTCGGCTCTCAAGATCAAAGGCTTTCCCACCTTGCTTCTGTTTGTCAATGGGACCTCTCAGGCTTACACTGGTGGATATTCTGC GGAAGAAATAGTTATCTGGGCAAGGAAAAAGACTGGTGTGCCCGTTGTTAGGGTAAACTGTGTGACTGAAGCAGAAGAGTTTCTTAAGAAGTATCATATGTTCGCCGTTGGTGTATTTGAGAAATTTGAG GGCTCTGCTTATGAAGAATTTGTTAAAACAGCGACAGCCGACAATGAAATCCAATTTGTAGAAGTTAGCAACCTGGAGGCTGCCCGTGTTCTTTACCCTGACGTTGAATCTTATAGCTTTTTCCTGGGCATTGTCAAAAGTGAGCCAGAAAGATATGCTGGATATG AAGGAGCCTTTGAAATGGAAAAGCTGCTGCAGTTTTTGGACCATAACAAATTTCCGTTAGTTACCAAATTGACTGAGCTTAATTCCGTCAGAGTTTACTCCAGTCCCATAAAACTCCAG CTTTTTGTGTTTGCTAACGCTCAAGACTTCAAGGATCTTCATGAGCCTCTACAAGATGTGGCAAGAAAATTCAAGTCAAAG ATAATGTTTATCTATATCGACATTGCAGACGAAAACCTAGCAAAGCCCTTCTTAACTCTTTATGGACTTGAAGACACAGAGGACACCGTG GTGGCTGCTTTTGATAGCAAAATCAGCTCCAAGTATTTGTTAGAGACTGATCCAACACCAGCCAACATAGAA GATTTCAGCTCAAAGTTTCTCCAGGGTTCATTATCTCCTTACTTCAAGTCTCAGCCAGTACCGGACAGC AAAGAGGCAAGCATCCAGGTCGTTGTGGGAAAGACATTTGATGACATAGTTTTGAACAGTCCCAAGACTGTCTTTCTTGAG GTTCACTCGCCTTGGTGCATCAACTGTGAGACTACAAGCAAGCAAGTAGAGAAGTTAGCTAAGCACTTCAAAGATTTGAATAATTTGGTTTTTGCGAGGATCGATGCTTCTGCAAATGAACATCCGAAATTACAG GTGGTTGACTATCCGACGCTCCTACTTTACCCTGCAAGTGACAAAGCCAATCCG ATAAAAGTTTTAGCGAAATCAAGCTTGAAAAGCATGGCGAATTTCATCTCAAAACATTTGAGATCCAGCGATGACGACCCTAAAGATGAATTGTAA
- the LOC115737498 gene encoding protein disulfide isomerase-like 1-6 isoform X2 encodes MGLGKPISGFALLTLTILLLLSLAISEPIEKESFVDEDMEGIEELLALDEEVEQQQETHARFSEAEVLTRAQRIVVELNSDSSKRVIEQNEYVLVLGYAPWCARSAELMPQFAEAANTLKALGSSVVLAKLDSERYPKAASALKIKGFPTLLLFVNGTSQAYTGGYSAEEIVIWARKKTGVPVVRVNCVTEAEEFLKKYHMFAVGVFEKFEGSAYEEFVKTATADNEIQFVEVSNLEAARVLYPDVESYSFFLGIVKSEPERYAGYEGAFEMEKLLQFLDHNKFPLVTKLTELNSVRVYSSPIKLQLFVFANAQDFKDLHEPLQDVARKFKSKIMFIYIDIADENLAKPFLTLYGLEDTEDTVVAAFDSKISSKYLLETDPTPANIEDFSSKFLQGSLSPYFKSQPVPDSQKEASIQVVVGKTFDDIVLNSPKTVFLEVHSPWCINCETTSKQVEKLAKHFKDLNNLVFARIDASANEHPKLQVVDYPTLLLYPASDKANPIKVLAKSSLKSMANFISKHLRSSDDDPKDEL; translated from the exons ATGGGTTTGGGGAAACCCATTTCGGGATTCGCCCTTCTCACGCTGACCATTTTGCTGTTACTCAGTCTCGCGATCTCGGAACcgatagagaaagagagcttCGTCGATGAAGATATGGAGGGGATTGAGGAACTGTTAGCTCTAGATGAAGAGGTGGAGCAACAGCAAGAAACGCACGCGAGATTTTCGGAAGCCGAGGTACTGACAAGAGCTCAGAGAATAGTGGTCGAGCTCAACAGTGACAGCTCGAAGAGAGTGATCGAGCAAAACGAGTATGTTCTTGTTCTGGGCTATGCTCCGTGGTGTGCGAGGAGTGCCGAATTGATGCCGCAGTTCGCGGAGGCTGCAAACACCTTGAAAGCATTGGGGAGTTCGGTTGTGTTGGCCAAGCTCGATTCCGAGAGATATCCAAAAGCGGCTTCGGCTCTCAAGATCAAAGGCTTTCCCACCTTGCTTCTGTTTGTCAATGGGACCTCTCAGGCTTACACTGGTGGATATTCTGC GGAAGAAATAGTTATCTGGGCAAGGAAAAAGACTGGTGTGCCCGTTGTTAGGGTAAACTGTGTGACTGAAGCAGAAGAGTTTCTTAAGAAGTATCATATGTTCGCCGTTGGTGTATTTGAGAAATTTGAG GGCTCTGCTTATGAAGAATTTGTTAAAACAGCGACAGCCGACAATGAAATCCAATTTGTAGAAGTTAGCAACCTGGAGGCTGCCCGTGTTCTTTACCCTGACGTTGAATCTTATAGCTTTTTCCTGGGCATTGTCAAAAGTGAGCCAGAAAGATATGCTGGATATG AAGGAGCCTTTGAAATGGAAAAGCTGCTGCAGTTTTTGGACCATAACAAATTTCCGTTAGTTACCAAATTGACTGAGCTTAATTCCGTCAGAGTTTACTCCAGTCCCATAAAAC TCCAGCTTTTTGTGTTTGCTAACGCTCAAGACTTCAAGGATCTTCATGAGCCTCTACAAGATGTGGCAAGAAAATTCAAGTCAAAG ATAATGTTTATCTATATCGACATTGCAGACGAAAACCTAGCAAAGCCCTTCTTAACTCTTTATGGACTTGAAGACACAGAGGACACCGTG GTGGCTGCTTTTGATAGCAAAATCAGCTCCAAGTATTTGTTAGAGACTGATCCAACACCAGCCAACATAGAA GATTTCAGCTCAAAGTTTCTCCAGGGTTCATTATCTCCTTACTTCAAGTCTCAGCCAGTACCGGACAGC CAGAAAGAGGCAAGCATCCAGGTCGTTGTGGGAAAGACATTTGATGACATAGTTTTGAACAGTCCCAAGACTGTCTTTCTTGAG GTTCACTCGCCTTGGTGCATCAACTGTGAGACTACAAGCAAGCAAGTAGAGAAGTTAGCTAAGCACTTCAAAGATTTGAATAATTTGGTTTTTGCGAGGATCGATGCTTCTGCAAATGAACATCCGAAATTACAG GTGGTTGACTATCCGACGCTCCTACTTTACCCTGCAAGTGACAAAGCCAATCCG ATAAAAGTTTTAGCGAAATCAAGCTTGAAAAGCATGGCGAATTTCATCTCAAAACATTTGAGATCCAGCGATGACGACCCTAAAGATGAATTGTAA
- the LOC115737498 gene encoding protein disulfide isomerase-like 1-6 isoform X1: MGLGKPISGFALLTLTILLLLSLAISEPIEKESFVDEDMEGIEELLALDEEVEQQQETHARFSEAEVLTRAQRIVVELNSDSSKRVIEQNEYVLVLGYAPWCARSAELMPQFAEAANTLKALGSSVVLAKLDSERYPKAASALKIKGFPTLLLFVNGTSQAYTGGYSAEEIVIWARKKTGVPVVRVNCVTEAEEFLKKYHMFAVGVFEKFEGSAYEEFVKTATADNEIQFVEVSNLEAARVLYPDVESYSFFLGIVKSEPERYAGYEGAFEMEKLLQFLDHNKFPLVTKLTELNSVRVYSSPIKLQLFVFANAQDFKDLHEPLQDVARKFKSKIMFIYIDIADENLAKPFLTLYGLEDTEDTVVAAFDSKISSKYLLETDPTPANIEDFSSKFLQGSLSPYFKSQPVPDSQKEASIQVVVGKTFDDIVLNSPKTVFLEVHSPWCINCETTSKQVEKLAKHFKDLNNLVFARIDASANEHPKLQVVDYPTLLLYPASDKANPIKVLAKSSLKSMANFISKHLRSSDDDPKDEL, translated from the exons ATGGGTTTGGGGAAACCCATTTCGGGATTCGCCCTTCTCACGCTGACCATTTTGCTGTTACTCAGTCTCGCGATCTCGGAACcgatagagaaagagagcttCGTCGATGAAGATATGGAGGGGATTGAGGAACTGTTAGCTCTAGATGAAGAGGTGGAGCAACAGCAAGAAACGCACGCGAGATTTTCGGAAGCCGAGGTACTGACAAGAGCTCAGAGAATAGTGGTCGAGCTCAACAGTGACAGCTCGAAGAGAGTGATCGAGCAAAACGAGTATGTTCTTGTTCTGGGCTATGCTCCGTGGTGTGCGAGGAGTGCCGAATTGATGCCGCAGTTCGCGGAGGCTGCAAACACCTTGAAAGCATTGGGGAGTTCGGTTGTGTTGGCCAAGCTCGATTCCGAGAGATATCCAAAAGCGGCTTCGGCTCTCAAGATCAAAGGCTTTCCCACCTTGCTTCTGTTTGTCAATGGGACCTCTCAGGCTTACACTGGTGGATATTCTGC GGAAGAAATAGTTATCTGGGCAAGGAAAAAGACTGGTGTGCCCGTTGTTAGGGTAAACTGTGTGACTGAAGCAGAAGAGTTTCTTAAGAAGTATCATATGTTCGCCGTTGGTGTATTTGAGAAATTTGAG GGCTCTGCTTATGAAGAATTTGTTAAAACAGCGACAGCCGACAATGAAATCCAATTTGTAGAAGTTAGCAACCTGGAGGCTGCCCGTGTTCTTTACCCTGACGTTGAATCTTATAGCTTTTTCCTGGGCATTGTCAAAAGTGAGCCAGAAAGATATGCTGGATATG AAGGAGCCTTTGAAATGGAAAAGCTGCTGCAGTTTTTGGACCATAACAAATTTCCGTTAGTTACCAAATTGACTGAGCTTAATTCCGTCAGAGTTTACTCCAGTCCCATAAAACTCCAG CTTTTTGTGTTTGCTAACGCTCAAGACTTCAAGGATCTTCATGAGCCTCTACAAGATGTGGCAAGAAAATTCAAGTCAAAG ATAATGTTTATCTATATCGACATTGCAGACGAAAACCTAGCAAAGCCCTTCTTAACTCTTTATGGACTTGAAGACACAGAGGACACCGTG GTGGCTGCTTTTGATAGCAAAATCAGCTCCAAGTATTTGTTAGAGACTGATCCAACACCAGCCAACATAGAA GATTTCAGCTCAAAGTTTCTCCAGGGTTCATTATCTCCTTACTTCAAGTCTCAGCCAGTACCGGACAGC CAGAAAGAGGCAAGCATCCAGGTCGTTGTGGGAAAGACATTTGATGACATAGTTTTGAACAGTCCCAAGACTGTCTTTCTTGAG GTTCACTCGCCTTGGTGCATCAACTGTGAGACTACAAGCAAGCAAGTAGAGAAGTTAGCTAAGCACTTCAAAGATTTGAATAATTTGGTTTTTGCGAGGATCGATGCTTCTGCAAATGAACATCCGAAATTACAG GTGGTTGACTATCCGACGCTCCTACTTTACCCTGCAAGTGACAAAGCCAATCCG ATAAAAGTTTTAGCGAAATCAAGCTTGAAAAGCATGGCGAATTTCATCTCAAAACATTTGAGATCCAGCGATGACGACCCTAAAGATGAATTGTAA
- the LOC115737333 gene encoding uncharacterized protein LOC115737333, with translation MMLSTKSESDITSSAPSSPSRSPKRPMYYVQSPSRDSHDGDKSSSMHATPMSHSPMESPSHPSFGRHSRNSSYSRFSGIFRSSSGRKGSRKRNDKGWPECNVILEEGSYDELEDKAFTRRFQALIALCSFVVLFTVFCLIIWGASRPYKAEITVKSLAVSNFYVGEGSDFSGVTTKMLTFNGSLRMSVYNPATLFGIHVSSTPINLKYLEITVATGQLKKHYQPRKSRRSVLVNLEGNKVPLYGAGSSLTVSQNGGEVVPFTLQFEIRSRGDVVGKLVRTRHRKRITCPVTIDSTSTKPIIFKKDSCTYS, from the exons ATGATGCTGTCGACGAAATCTGAGTCTGACATAACAAGTTCAGCGCCGTCCTCGCCTTCGAGGTCTCCGAAACGTCCCATGTACTATGTCCAAAGCCCTTCTAGAGACTCTCATGATGGGGACAAGTCCTCATCAATGCACGCCACTCCGATGTCACATAGCCCCATGGAGTCCCCCTCGCACCCCTCGTTCGGGCGGCACTCGAGGAACTCCTCATACAGCCGTTTCTCAGGGATTTTCAGGTCCTCTTCGGGGAGGAAGGGAAGCAGGAAGAGGAACGACAAGGGTTGGCCCGAGTGTAATGTGATTTTGGAAGAGGGGTCTTATGATGAATTGGAGGACAAGGCATTTACGAGGCGGTTCCAGGCCTTGATCGCTCTCTGCAGCTTCGTGGTTCTGTTCACAGTGTTCTGTTTGATCATCTGGGGCGCGAGTCGGCCTTACAAAGCGGAGATCACTGTCAAG AGCTTGGCGGTGAGTAACTTCTATGTCGGGGAGGGTTCAGATTTCTCCGGCGTTACGACCAAGATGCTGACCTTCAATGGATCTCTGAGGATGAGTGTCTACAATCCGGCGACATTATTTGGCATCCATGTGAGCTCTACGCCTATCAATCTCAAGTACTTGGAGATCACGGTTGCCACCGGACAG CTGAAGAAGCATTACCAACCGAGAAAGAGCCGTCGCTCCGTACTGGTGAACTTGGAAGGGAACAAGGTTCCTCTGTATGGGGCCGGATCGAGCTTAACGGTTTCGCAAAATGGAGGCGAAGTGGTCCCATTCACGCTACAGTTCGAGATCCGCTCGCGAGGTGACGTGGTCGGGAAGCTTGTGAGGACGAGACACCGGAAGCGAATCACTTGTCCAGTCACGATAGACTCCACCAGTACCAAGCCCATAATATTCAAGAAAGATTCCTGCACATACAGCTGA